Proteins encoded in a region of the Populus alba chromosome 13, ASM523922v2, whole genome shotgun sequence genome:
- the LOC118039494 gene encoding GDSL esterase/lipase At2g31550, whose amino-acid sequence MAPALLFLTLATICNLSGAATLPKFSSILIFGDSTVDTGNNNYVKTVFRSDHPPYGRDFPGHVPTGRFSNGKLIPDFAATILGMEETVPPVLSPSLTNDDIRTGVCFASAGSGYDDMTTEATGVIPMYEQLELFKNYITRLKGIVGEEEAKKILGRAFIIVSSGTNDLIYNYYDIPTRRYQFNSISGYHDFLLSSLQNFVQELYNLGGRLMVVAGLPPIGCLPLQMVTRYGSSGNLACLEDQNSDCQAYNKKLKRLLPPLQSSLPGSRIIYADIYDPLSDMVSQPQKYGFVETHKGCCGTGVVETGSTCNKATPTCGNASQFMFWDAIHPSESAYKFLTEYLVKDLISRFNPI is encoded by the exons ATGGCACCAGCCCTCCTCTTCCTCACTTTAGCGACCATATGCAACCTCAGCGGGGCTGCAACCTTGCCCAAATTCTCCAGCATTCTTATCTTCGGCGATTCGACGGTTGATACTGGTAACAACAACTACGTGAAGACAGTATTCAGAAGTGACCATCCACCATATGGCCGAGACTTTCCAGGCCACGTTCCTACAGGGAGGTTTTCTAACGGAAAACTCATTCCTGACTTTGCAGCCACCATCCTAGGGATGGAAGAAACTGTTCCGCCTGTCCTCAGTCCAAGCCTAACCAATGACGATATTCGCACCGGCGTGTGTTTTGCTTCGGCAGGATCAGGATACGACGACATGACGACAGAAGCAACCGGAGTCATCCCAATGTACGAGCAACTTGAGTTATTCAAGAACTATATTACAAGGCTCAAGGGAATTGTTGGAGAAGAAGAGGCCAAGAAGATACTTGGCAGAGCTTTCATCATTGTTAGTTCAGGCACTAATGACTTGATTTACAACTATTATGATATACCCACAAGACGGTATCAGTTCAACAGTATCAGTGGTTATCATGATTTTCTGCTGAGTTCCTTACAAAATTTTGTGCAG GAACTGTACAATCTTGGAGGCCGTTTAATGGTGGTTGCTGGCCTTCCTCCAATTGGGTGTTTGCCTCTTCAGATGGTCACAAGATATGGGAGTTCAGGGAATCTAGCATGTCTAGAAGATCAAAATTCAGATTGTCAAGcctataataaaaaacttaaaaggttACTACCTCCATTGCAGTCATCACTTCCAGGAAGCAGAATTATCTATGCAGACATTTACGACCCATTATCTGACATGGTTTCCCAGCCACAAAAATACG GTTTTGTCGAGACACATAAAGGGTGCTGCGGAACAGGGGTTGTTGAAACAGGATCAACCTGTAACAAAGCGACACCAACATGTGGAAATGCTTCTCAGTTCATGTTTTGGGATGCTATCCATCCAAGTGAATCAGCCTACAAGTTCCTAACCGAATATCTAGTGAAAGATCTCATTTCCCGATTCAATCCCATATGA